A genomic window from Chitinophaga pollutisoli includes:
- a CDS encoding bifunctional 3,4-dihydroxy-2-butanone-4-phosphate synthase/GTP cyclohydrolase II — MLDTIESAIEDIKKGKLVIVVDDEDRENEGDFITAARNVTPEIINFMSMYGRGLICAPLVEERCEELGLELMVRDNTALHQTPFTVSVDLLGHGCTTGISASDRAKTVQALIDPNTRPEELGKPGHIFPLRAKKGGVLRRTGHTEATIDLARLAGFEPAGVLVEIMNEDGSMARLPELRDIAKKFDLKLISIKDLIEYRLRTESLIEEEVRVQMPTKYGNFELVAFKQLNSGDMHMALKKGDWNQGDPVMVRVHSSCFTGDILHSLRCDCGEQLQAAMQMVEKEGKGLILYMNQEGRGIGLMNKLKAYKLQEEGKDTVEANLELGFGMDERDYGVGAQILRHMNVTKMRLITNNPRKRAGLKGYGLEIVENVPIEIHPNPHNEFYLKTKRDKLGHEILKG, encoded by the coding sequence ATGCTGGATACTATCGAATCCGCGATTGAGGATATAAAAAAGGGGAAACTGGTCATTGTAGTGGATGATGAGGATCGTGAAAACGAGGGAGACTTCATTACCGCAGCGCGCAATGTAACGCCGGAGATCATCAATTTCATGAGCATGTATGGCCGTGGGTTGATTTGTGCTCCCCTGGTGGAAGAGCGTTGCGAGGAGCTGGGGCTTGAGCTGATGGTGCGCGACAATACTGCGCTGCACCAGACGCCGTTTACCGTATCGGTGGACCTCCTGGGCCACGGATGCACCACGGGCATTTCCGCTTCTGACCGCGCCAAAACCGTGCAGGCGCTCATCGATCCCAACACCCGTCCCGAAGAATTGGGCAAACCCGGGCATATCTTTCCGCTGCGTGCCAAGAAAGGCGGGGTGCTCCGCCGCACGGGGCATACCGAGGCCACCATCGACCTGGCGCGCCTGGCCGGTTTTGAACCCGCGGGCGTATTGGTGGAGATCATGAACGAAGACGGTTCCATGGCCCGCCTCCCCGAACTCCGCGATATCGCTAAAAAATTCGATCTCAAACTTATTTCCATCAAGGATCTGATTGAATACCGCCTCCGCACGGAATCCCTTATCGAGGAAGAAGTACGGGTGCAGATGCCCACCAAATACGGCAATTTCGAACTGGTAGCCTTCAAACAGCTCAATTCCGGGGACATGCACATGGCCCTGAAAAAAGGCGACTGGAACCAGGGCGATCCCGTGATGGTACGTGTCCACTCCAGCTGCTTCACCGGCGATATCCTGCATTCCCTCCGCTGCGACTGTGGCGAACAACTGCAAGCCGCCATGCAAATGGTAGAAAAAGAAGGCAAAGGCCTCATCCTGTACATGAACCAGGAAGGCCGGGGCATCGGGCTCATGAACAAACTCAAAGCCTACAAGCTCCAGGAGGAAGGGAAAGATACCGTGGAAGCCAACCTGGAACTGGGCTTCGGAATGGACGAGCGTGACTATGGCGTTGGCGCACAAATCCTCCGGCACATGAACGTGACCAAAATGCGCCTCATCACCAACAATCCCCGTAAAAGAGCCGGCCTCAAAGGCTACGGCCTCGAAATCGTGGAAAACGTACCCATCGAAATCCATCCCAACCCCCACAACGAGTTCTACCTCAAAACCAAACGCGATAAACTCGGCCACGAAATCCTGAAAGGATAA
- a CDS encoding carboxypeptidase regulatory-like domain-containing protein, producing MLVLGATTSLAQVTTGGITGSITDASTKEILIGATVKAVHVPTGTVYGTTTMENGRFNIPNMRVGGPYTITVTYVSYKEEKIENVAIPLGQTYRLDVALQTAATGLQEVVISGRQDKTFNAGRTGASTTIGREQLNNLPTLSRGVSDFTKLTPQSGKKLNFAGRNGLYNSFTVDGSTFNNAFGITELPGGQTNAQPISLDAIEQLQVNLAPYDVKLSGFTGAGINAVTRGGTNEFSGSVYTFIRSKGLTGNKVDGETVLKDDFKQNQYGFRVGGPIIKNKLFFFISGELERQESPASNFRANRDPNAKSVNDVPPGVAFVNASALDSVRNLLISKYGYDPGRYEDFSLPTHNDKITARFDWNVNEKNKLTFRYSWLNAYRDIGPSSSNSNSGRGQSSTSLYFENMKYRQFNKLNSFVLEWNNNISNRFANNLTATYSRFRDHREVPGKAFPVVDLESGGRNYISFGSEPFSGLNNSGQDLWQITNNFNWYAGKHTLLFGVSGEYYKFSNGFAQFVYGQYRYGSVADFFDAVDDPTVNPTFYQRTYSAIPGDPAPIAKLNTAAIAAYVQDEYQIMNNFRLTYGIRVDVPWYPNSLASNPKVNEMTFRDGEKLDVGKLPKAQFLWSPRLGFNWDIADNNKYQLRGGTGIFTGRIPYVWAVNQAGQNGLLFGSEFSSNPTNRPFTDDPNAYIPANPSAAPSYAINVMDENFKYPQVWRSNLAADIRLPEDFILTLEGIYTKDINAVFHRDANLAKPTTTLPGPDNRPRFPDAKRINPSINNAIVLDNTSKGYSYALTAQLQKSFDFGLSGMVAYTYTDAKDVTSSPGSQAASAFNGNQIVGDPNIPVLARTNFLVRNRVIGTLSYHIQYAKILGTTLSLIYEGQAYNDGFDNSRISYVYGGQNINNDNSTFNDLVYIPRDASEILLIQSQAGFNQPPDTRTPAQIWNDLDTYIKNNPYLNKRRGQYAERNGLEFPWYNRFDFRLVQDIDFSKIAPKSKSKLQLTWDIINVGNLLNSKWGVTKTANTNSFLTFRNLGGPGGRPQYSFDKLSGPFRTNTGIASRWQMQLGVRYIFNN from the coding sequence ATGCTTGTACTGGGAGCGACCACCTCATTGGCACAGGTCACCACCGGCGGCATCACCGGCTCCATCACCGACGCTTCCACCAAAGAAATCCTTATCGGCGCCACCGTTAAAGCCGTCCATGTGCCCACCGGCACAGTGTACGGCACCACCACCATGGAAAACGGCCGTTTCAACATCCCCAACATGCGCGTAGGAGGCCCCTACACCATCACCGTCACCTACGTCAGCTACAAAGAAGAAAAAATTGAGAACGTCGCCATCCCCCTCGGTCAGACTTACCGGTTGGACGTGGCACTACAAACTGCCGCCACCGGCCTGCAGGAAGTGGTGATCTCCGGCCGGCAGGACAAAACCTTCAACGCCGGCCGCACCGGTGCCTCCACCACCATCGGCCGCGAACAGCTGAACAACCTCCCCACCCTCAGCCGCGGCGTATCCGACTTCACCAAACTCACACCCCAATCCGGCAAAAAACTCAATTTCGCCGGGCGTAACGGGTTGTATAACAGCTTTACCGTCGACGGCTCCACCTTTAACAATGCATTCGGGATCACCGAGCTCCCGGGCGGACAAACCAATGCCCAGCCCATCAGCCTCGACGCGATCGAACAGCTGCAGGTGAACCTCGCCCCTTACGACGTGAAACTCAGCGGCTTCACTGGCGCCGGCATCAACGCCGTAACCCGCGGCGGCACCAACGAATTCAGCGGTTCGGTATACACTTTTATCCGCTCCAAAGGCCTGACCGGCAATAAAGTCGACGGCGAAACCGTGCTGAAAGACGACTTCAAGCAGAACCAGTATGGCTTCCGCGTGGGCGGTCCCATCATCAAAAACAAGCTGTTCTTCTTCATCAGCGGTGAGCTCGAGCGCCAGGAATCTCCGGCCAGTAACTTCCGCGCCAACCGCGACCCGAACGCCAAATCCGTGAACGACGTCCCGCCCGGCGTGGCCTTCGTGAACGCATCTGCCCTCGATTCCGTCCGCAATCTGCTCATCAGCAAATATGGTTACGATCCGGGCAGGTACGAAGATTTCTCCCTGCCAACGCACAACGATAAAATCACAGCGCGTTTCGACTGGAACGTTAACGAAAAGAACAAGCTCACATTCCGTTATAGCTGGCTCAACGCTTACCGTGATATCGGCCCCAGCTCCTCCAACTCCAACAGCGGTCGCGGCCAGAGCAGCACATCCTTGTATTTCGAGAACATGAAATACCGCCAGTTCAACAAGCTCAACTCTTTCGTGCTGGAATGGAATAATAACATCAGCAACCGTTTCGCCAATAACCTGACGGCCACTTATTCCCGTTTCCGCGATCACCGCGAAGTGCCCGGGAAAGCATTCCCTGTGGTAGACCTGGAAAGCGGTGGCAGGAACTATATTTCTTTCGGCTCGGAACCATTCTCCGGCCTGAACAATTCGGGGCAGGACCTCTGGCAGATTACCAACAACTTCAACTGGTATGCTGGCAAACACACGCTTCTGTTCGGCGTGAGCGGCGAATATTACAAGTTTAGCAATGGCTTCGCGCAGTTTGTTTATGGGCAATACCGTTACGGTTCCGTGGCCGACTTCTTCGACGCGGTCGACGATCCCACAGTAAACCCGACTTTTTACCAGCGCACATATTCCGCCATCCCCGGTGATCCGGCCCCCATCGCCAAACTGAATACGGCCGCCATCGCAGCTTATGTACAGGATGAATACCAGATCATGAATAACTTCCGACTGACTTACGGCATCCGCGTGGATGTGCCCTGGTATCCCAATAGCCTGGCTTCCAACCCGAAAGTCAATGAAATGACTTTCCGCGACGGCGAAAAACTGGATGTTGGCAAGTTGCCTAAAGCGCAATTCCTATGGTCGCCGCGCCTCGGCTTCAACTGGGATATTGCGGATAACAACAAATACCAGCTTCGTGGAGGTACGGGCATCTTCACTGGCCGCATTCCCTACGTATGGGCGGTAAACCAGGCAGGACAGAATGGATTGCTTTTCGGTTCGGAGTTCTCCAGTAATCCCACCAACCGGCCCTTCACCGATGACCCGAACGCATATATCCCGGCCAATCCCTCTGCCGCTCCCAGTTATGCCATTAACGTGATGGACGAGAACTTTAAATATCCGCAGGTATGGCGCTCCAATCTTGCCGCAGACATACGGCTGCCGGAAGACTTTATCCTCACACTCGAAGGTATTTATACAAAAGACATCAACGCTGTGTTCCACAGAGATGCGAACCTGGCAAAACCCACCACAACGCTACCCGGCCCTGATAACCGCCCCAGGTTCCCCGATGCCAAACGTATCAACCCCAGTATTAACAACGCCATCGTACTAGATAATACTTCTAAAGGTTATTCCTATGCACTGACAGCCCAGTTGCAGAAATCCTTTGATTTCGGACTGAGCGGCATGGTGGCTTACACATATACAGATGCGAAGGATGTGACCTCAAGTCCCGGTTCCCAGGCAGCGAGCGCCTTCAACGGCAACCAAATCGTTGGCGATCCGAACATCCCGGTGCTGGCGCGTACCAACTTCCTGGTTCGTAACCGCGTGATCGGAACGTTGTCGTACCACATCCAATATGCGAAAATCCTCGGCACCACGCTCAGCCTCATTTACGAAGGCCAGGCCTACAACGACGGCTTCGATAACTCCCGCATCAGCTATGTTTACGGTGGACAGAATATCAACAATGACAATAGTACGTTCAATGATTTAGTGTACATCCCACGCGATGCCAGCGAAATCTTACTTATCCAAAGTCAGGCTGGCTTTAACCAGCCGCCAGACACGCGCACACCTGCTCAGATATGGAATGACCTCGACACTTATATAAAAAACAACCCATACCTGAACAAACGACGCGGGCAATATGCCGAAAGAAACGGGCTCGAATTCCCCTGGTACAATCGTTTCGACTTCCGTCTCGTACAGGATATTGATTTCAGTAAAATTGCGCCCAAATCGAAGAGCAAGCTTCAACTCACCTGGGACATTATCAATGTCGGGAACCTTTTGAACAGCAAATGGGGCGTAACCAAGACTGCTAACACTAACAGTTTCCTCACCTTCCGGAATTTGGGCGGTCCGGGCGGGCGACCTCAATATTCGTTCGACAAACTCTCCGGCCCTTTCCGCACCAACACTGGCATCGCATCGCGCTGGCAGATGCAGCTGGGCGTCCGGTACATTTTCAACAATTAA
- a CDS encoding alpha/beta hydrolase: MYARFVLRELLPFLRSRYHQSFPDITFAGFSLGGLSALDIVWNHPDQFHKAGVFSGSLWWRSSPDGGPRIMHRQVEEGAFRPQLKFFFEAGTDDELADRNANGIIDAVDDTEDLVRILEQKGYEKGRQIRYELVPGGRHNYETWAGVMPNFLEWVVKTS; the protein is encoded by the coding sequence TTGTACGCGCGTTTTGTGCTGCGTGAGTTGTTGCCCTTCCTGCGCAGCCGCTATCACCAGTCCTTTCCTGATATTACCTTCGCGGGATTCTCGCTGGGAGGGCTTTCCGCATTGGATATCGTTTGGAATCACCCCGACCAGTTCCACAAAGCCGGGGTGTTCTCCGGTTCGCTCTGGTGGCGCTCATCGCCCGACGGCGGCCCGCGCATCATGCACCGGCAGGTGGAGGAAGGCGCCTTCCGTCCGCAACTGAAATTCTTCTTTGAAGCCGGCACTGATGACGAACTGGCCGACCGTAACGCGAACGGCATCATCGACGCTGTCGACGATACGGAAGACCTCGTCCGCATTCTTGAGCAGAAGGGCTATGAAAAAGGCCGCCAGATCCGGTATGAGCTGGTGCCGGGAGGGCGTCACAATTATGAAACCTGGGCGGGCGTGATGCCCAATTTCCTCGAATGGGTCGTGAAAACAAGCTGA
- a CDS encoding DUF695 domain-containing protein encodes MQLKRYLLPVALLLSQAVWAQQAVTRTDKSVPNTLLKGQAPDGAYPFLVVTELTLPGCKPSGLTAEQEETHASISESASRQMQLVTENVEAGYTTLGCKRTDFYYVTDTLDLRTVMQIFYKDNYGAYPHTVTIRPDPGWKAYLGLLEATGK; translated from the coding sequence ATGCAATTAAAACGATACCTGTTGCCTGTGGCATTGCTATTATCGCAGGCGGTTTGGGCGCAACAGGCCGTCACCCGCACCGACAAATCCGTTCCCAACACCCTGCTTAAAGGCCAGGCGCCCGACGGCGCTTATCCTTTCCTGGTAGTAACGGAACTAACCTTGCCGGGATGCAAGCCTTCGGGGCTCACTGCGGAGCAGGAAGAAACGCATGCTTCCATTTCCGAATCCGCTTCGCGGCAAATGCAGCTGGTAACGGAAAATGTGGAAGCGGGATACACGACCCTCGGCTGCAAGCGTACCGATTTTTATTACGTGACCGATACGCTGGATTTGCGCACGGTCATGCAGATTTTTTATAAAGACAATTACGGCGCCTATCCGCACACCGTGACCATCCGCCCCGATCCCGGCTGGAAGGCTTACCTCGGGCTGCTGGAAGCCACCGGCAAGTAA
- a CDS encoding alpha/beta fold hydrolase, with the protein MTENYHKWQSPTLGREFEMLVFGHAGYPLVLFPTSMGRYYENKDRGLIDAVAWFVQNGRVRIYCPDSIDSLSWFNTHIHPAERARNHAQYDALLMQELLPRIRKETGHDRIAVGGCSFGGYHAANFAFRHPESVAYLFSLSGLFDIRSRVEGHYDDNVYYHNPMDFVPDNRHPDLWNMGIVLGAAENDISRSQNEQFSGILQQKNPALA; encoded by the coding sequence TTGACAGAAAACTATCACAAATGGCAATCCCCTACGCTGGGCCGCGAATTTGAAATGCTTGTTTTCGGCCATGCCGGTTATCCGCTGGTCCTCTTCCCCACCTCCATGGGGCGTTACTACGAAAACAAGGACCGCGGCCTCATCGACGCAGTGGCCTGGTTCGTGCAAAACGGCAGGGTCCGCATTTATTGTCCGGACAGCATCGATTCGCTGAGCTGGTTCAACACCCACATCCACCCCGCCGAAAGGGCCCGCAACCACGCGCAATACGACGCCCTCCTCATGCAGGAATTGCTGCCCCGTATCCGTAAAGAAACGGGGCACGATCGCATCGCTGTGGGCGGATGCAGTTTCGGGGGATATCACGCCGCCAATTTCGCGTTCCGCCATCCCGAATCGGTGGCTTACCTTTTTTCGCTGAGCGGATTGTTTGATATCCGTTCGCGGGTGGAAGGGCATTACGATGATAACGTGTATTACCACAATCCGATGGATTTCGTGCCCGACAACCGGCACCCCGACCTCTGGAACATGGGGATCGTGCTGGGCGCGGCGGAAAACGATATTTCCAGGAGCCAGAACGAGCAGTTTTCAGGCATCCTGCAACAAAAAAATCCAGCACTGGCTTGA